AGAGATCCCAACCCCCGAAGACCAGATCCTCGTAAAGAGCCATCTCCTCCGTACCTTTGAGAGGCCGCGCCTCTCCGCCCTCGTCTCGTACGCTGGCCTCCGCCAGCGGCAGGCCCTCCGTCCCGGCGAGCCCGGCCTTCATGAGCTCCGTCCCGGCGACCGCCGTCGAGGCGACCGCCCCTCCGAGACCCACAACGGCCACGCCCAGCCCGCTCTTGTAGCGGCCCCCGCCGCTCTCCTCGCCGTTCCTTTCGCTGCTTTTTCCGCCGTTTGGCTGCCTCTGCTGCAATTGATGGCTCCTCACCCGGGATCTGTATCCCGGCTCCGGTACTTTTCGGTACTTTTCGGTACTTTCTCAGCCGAAGCTCTCGGCCGACGCCAGACTCTCTGGCTCCTGTCAAAGCGTTCCTGATTTCCCAACATCCCTCAACGGTACGAGCGAGCCGTAGTGTATCCGCCTCCTACGGCCTCGCTGTGTTAGCTAACATAGTTCCGGCCTTCTCCCGGCACGCCCTCGCGCTGAGAAACGCCCATGAAGATCCCGTGAGATATGCACCTTGAAGCCGGCGCGAAACTCGCACTGTCATAGCCATTACGGCCGCCCCGGCAGACCCGGTTACCCTGCGTCTGCCGGTTTTGATGTTCTCGAGGTTCTCGAGGTTCTTGATGCCGGAGGATCTCGTAGGTCCCACTCGTAGAACTCGTAGATTCCAAGGGGGTACGTTGACGGATGCTCTGCCGGACCGAGGTTCCGGCTCCGCGGGGAGGGTGATGATTACGGGGGCCACGGGCTACGTGGGCTCGGCGGTCGCTGCCGCCCTGGACCGTGCCGGATACGAGGTCTGTGGCCTGGCCCGCTCGCGGGCCTCGGCGCAAGAGCTGCGGGGCAGGGGCTACGCGGCGTATCCCGGAGATATGAAGCGGCCCGGGGACCTCTCGCGGGCCATACTGGAGTCCGGTGCCGGCGCCGTCGTCCACGCCGCCACGACCGGAGACTCAGAAGCCGAAGAGGCCGACAGGAACGCGGTCGAGGACGCTCTGCGGGCGCTGCGGGGCACGGGACGGACCTTCGTATACACCAGCGGCGGCTGGGTCATGGGCGAGACGCCGGGCTCGCCGCAGGACCCGCTCGCGGACGAGGAAACCCCGCCGGAGCCCGCGCCTTCCCTGCACTGGCGTCCGGCGGTCGAGCGATGGGTACTGGAGGCCGCTGCGAGCCACGGGGTGAGCACCTTCGTGGTCCGGCCCGCGCTGGTATACGGCGGGGGCGGGGGAGTGGTCGCGGAGCTCGTGCAGTCCGCCCGGGAGCGCGGCTCGGCACGGTACGTGGTGGGAGACGCGCCGGGCTCGGGCCCCCTGTGGACGCTGGTCCACAGGGGGCCCGACCTCGGCGACCTCTACGCCCGTATCCTGGCTCGCGCCGAGCCTGATGGGACCGGCGGGTCTCTCGGGACCCTCGTGGTCGCCGCCGGCACGAGCCCCGTGCCGGTGCGTGAGATCGCCGCCGAGGCAAGCCTGCTATACGGTTCGGGAGATCCCCCACAGCCCCTACCCCTCTCCGAGGCGCGCCGCGAGCTTGGCGTCTACGCGGACTCCCTGGTCCTCAGCCAGCGGCTCTCGGGCGCCCGCGCCCGCCGACTCTTCTGTTGGGAGCCCTCCGGCCCTCCGGTCCTCGAGGAGCTTGCCACCGGCTCCTACGCCCCTCCGGGCTCCTCAGAGGGTAACGGCGGTGTCAGATGAGGCTCCTGGTGCTCGGCGGCACCGGGTTTCTCGGCTATCACGCGGTCACCGCCGCCATAAGCGAAGGTCACGAGGTGTCGGTCTTTACCAGGGGAGGCGAGGCCCCGGCCGACGGAGTAGAGATGCTCTACGGCGACCGCCACGGCGACCTCTCTGCCCTGCGAGATAGGGAATGTAGGGAATGGGACGCCGTGCTCGACACCTTCTCCGACCCGGAAGCCGTCGCCGAGACCGCCCGGCTTTTCTCCGGCTCCGCCGGGGCTTACGGCTTCGTCTCCGGCATTACCAACTATCACCCGCACGGCCCGCGGGTAGTGGACGAGGAGTCCCCTTTGAGGGTATCCGGCGACGCCCCGTCCGAGGACCCGCTCCAGGAGAGGGGCCTGGCAAAGCTCGGGTGCGAGAGCGCGGTGCTCCGGGAGTTCTCCGGAGAGACCTTTATCGTACGGCCGGGGATAATGGTCGGCCCCCGGGACCCGACCGACCGCTTTAGCTGGTGGCCCGCGAGGTTTGCCCGGGCGTTTGGGCTGTCGGGACTTGCGGGGACCGGGGCTGGGCCCGCTAACGTACACGAGGTGCTCGCGCCCGGGGACCCGAACCGTCCCGTACAGTTTACCGACGCCCGGGATCTCGCCCTGTGGATGGTCCGGATGCTCGCCTCCGGGACGGGGGGAATCTACAACGCCGTCGGGCCGGGCCGCCGCGAGCCCATCTCCGAGGTCCTGGATACCTGCCGCCGGGCCGCGGCCGAGCTGGCAGAGTCTGAATCTGCTGTCCCGGCGGCCACCGCCTATCCGCGTCCGACCTGGGTGGATGAGACCTTTCTGGCGCACCATCTCGAAGACGTTACAGAGGAGAAGCGCCCCCTATGGTTTCCGGAGCCCCAGATACCGTTCGACGAGGTCGACTCCTCCCGCGCCATAGACGCCGGCCTGTGCTTCAGACCCACCGTAGAGACCGCCCGCGACACCTTGAGATGGCTCGGACCCCGCGCCCAGGACCCCTCGAACCTCGCGGCCGGCCTGACTTACCATCGTGAGCGCGATCTCCTCCGAGCGTGGCACGGAGTCGGGCCGTGATCCAGGTCTCGCCGGCAAAACACACAAGACACACAAGAACCCGCCCCGATAATACGAGACACTGGTCCAGCACGAAATCAACGCATAATACAGTACAGGCTGGGGCTATCTTTTGATACTGGTCACCGGTGGGGCGGGGTTCATCGGGTCTCGACTGGTATCCGCGTTAGTGGCGGATGGTCTGGAGGTTGCGGTGCTGGACGATTTGTCCGGCGGTAGTGCCGCAAGCCTGCCTGCTGGGGTCCGGTTTCTGGAGGCGGACGTGGCGGACCCCGGGGTAATCGGCGAGATTGAGCGCCTCTCTCCGTGGGCCGTGGTACACGCCGCCGCCCAGATCAGCGTCCCCGCCTCCGTGGCAGACCCCGGGCGCGACCGGGCGGTAAACGTCGAAGGTACGGAGAACGTGATCTCGGGTGCCATAGCGGCCGGTTCCGGGAGGTTCGTGTTCCTCTCTTCCGGTGGCGCCGTATATGGAGAAGCCGATGGCGCGACGGAGCTCACGCTGCCGGACCCCACGAGCTACTACGGGGCGCACAAGTACCTCGCCGAGCGGTACGTCGGTCTCAGCGGTCTCTCGTTCGCCATAGCCCGGCTCGCGAACGTTTACGGAGCGGGACAACGCTCCGACCTCGAAGGCGGGGTAGTATCCATATTCTTGGAACGTCTGCTGTGCGGCTCCCCGGTAACCATCTACGGCACGGGCCTACAGTCCCGGGACTTCGTGTACGTGGGCGACGTTGTAGACGCACTCCTCACCATGCTCGGGAGCCGCTCAGAAGGAACCTGGAACGTCGGCACCGGAGCCTCGACCACCCTCCTCGGCCTCCTGCAAAGCCTCCAGGACGAGCTCGGTACCGGGATCTCGCCTCACCACGCCCCGCCTCGCCCCGGAGACGTGCGGGGATCCCGCCTGCATGTAGACCGTATCCTGGAAGACCTCAGCTGGAAACCCCGCCACAGCCTGCCCGAGGGACTCAGGGAGACCATCCGGGAATCCAGGAGGTAATAACGCATAATACTAAAAAGCTGTACGGAAGTGGTGCCTGGATCGTCTGGGGGATAGTATGATCTGGAGCATAGTCTTATAATTACGGGTGGTGTCTTGATTATCTCACTGGTACATACCGGCACATCCGGAGCATCCGAAGTAGGGGAGTGATCATGTCCGAGGTGCGTAGGCGGGCGCAGGATGCGGTGGAGGAGTTGACGCAGGATGGTGAAATAGAGGAGTTCAGTGTAAACGAGTCTGACTTTCTGTCCGTCAGGGAGCGCGGCGGGGCGGCCGGTACCCGGATAGAGCAGAGCCCGGCGAAGCTGTCCGAGGCGTCTGAGATCGCGAACCGGAGCTTCCCGGAGCGGGGTCCCTCGGGACAGTTTACCAACGTGGTGTACCCGGTGGTGATACCCGAGCGCCAGTCTCTTTTCTGGAGGGTGTTGCCCATAG
This sequence is a window from Rubrobacter aplysinae. Protein-coding genes within it:
- a CDS encoding NAD-dependent epimerase/dehydratase family protein; protein product: MRLLVLGGTGFLGYHAVTAAISEGHEVSVFTRGGEAPADGVEMLYGDRHGDLSALRDRECREWDAVLDTFSDPEAVAETARLFSGSAGAYGFVSGITNYHPHGPRVVDEESPLRVSGDAPSEDPLQERGLAKLGCESAVLREFSGETFIVRPGIMVGPRDPTDRFSWWPARFARAFGLSGLAGTGAGPANVHEVLAPGDPNRPVQFTDARDLALWMVRMLASGTGGIYNAVGPGRREPISEVLDTCRRAAAELAESESAVPAATAYPRPTWVDETFLAHHLEDVTEEKRPLWFPEPQIPFDEVDSSRAIDAGLCFRPTVETARDTLRWLGPRAQDPSNLAAGLTYHRERDLLRAWHGVGP
- a CDS encoding NAD-dependent epimerase/dehydratase family protein produces the protein MILVTGGAGFIGSRLVSALVADGLEVAVLDDLSGGSAASLPAGVRFLEADVADPGVIGEIERLSPWAVVHAAAQISVPASVADPGRDRAVNVEGTENVISGAIAAGSGRFVFLSSGGAVYGEADGATELTLPDPTSYYGAHKYLAERYVGLSGLSFAIARLANVYGAGQRSDLEGGVVSIFLERLLCGSPVTIYGTGLQSRDFVYVGDVVDALLTMLGSRSEGTWNVGTGASTTLLGLLQSLQDELGTGISPHHAPPRPGDVRGSRLHVDRILEDLSWKPRHSLPEGLRETIRESRR
- a CDS encoding NAD-dependent epimerase/dehydratase family protein, with product MITGATGYVGSAVAAALDRAGYEVCGLARSRASAQELRGRGYAAYPGDMKRPGDLSRAILESGAGAVVHAATTGDSEAEEADRNAVEDALRALRGTGRTFVYTSGGWVMGETPGSPQDPLADEETPPEPAPSLHWRPAVERWVLEAAASHGVSTFVVRPALVYGGGGGVVAELVQSARERGSARYVVGDAPGSGPLWTLVHRGPDLGDLYARILARAEPDGTGGSLGTLVVAAGTSPVPVREIAAEASLLYGSGDPPQPLPLSEARRELGVYADSLVLSQRLSGARARRLFCWEPSGPPVLEELATGSYAPPGSSEGNGGVR